The window GAACCTTGTCACTGCCATCAATGAAACACTGAAGGCTGAGTTCAGATACAATCCTGATACTTTTTTGTGGGGACAGGATGTTGCTAACAAAGATAAAGGTGGTGTATTTAATGTAACCAAAGGCTTGCAACAGGAGTTTGGCATAAAGCGAGTATTTAATGCACCAATAGCAGAAGATTATATTATTGGTACAGCTAATGGAATGAGCCGTTTCGATCCTAAAATACGAATTGTAATAGAGGGAGCCGAGTTTGCCGATTATTTCTGGCCGGGTGTAGAACAATATGTTGAGTGTACACACGAGTACTGGCGGAGCAATGGTCAGTTTGTTCCAAACGTAACAGTACGTCTTGCTTCCGGAGGTTATATTGGCGGAGGATTGTATCATTCGCAAACACTTGAAGGAGCACTAACCACACTCCCCGGTGCCCGCATTGTATATCCTTCCTTTGCCGATGATGCAGCAGGATTATTACGTACCAGTATGCGCTCCAAAGGATTCACCTTATTCCTTGAACCAAAAGCATTGTATAATGCCGTTGAGGCTGCCACTGTAGTACCCGATGATTTTGAAGTTCCCTTTGGAAAAGCCAGGATTCGTCGTGAAGGTACAGATCTTAGCATTATTACTTACGGAAATACAACTCATTTCTGTCTTGCAGTAGCAGAGCGTCTGGCCAAAGAGCATAATTGGAGCGTGGAGGTAATAGATCTTCGTTCACTTATTCCGCTTGATAAAGAGACAATCTTTGAGTCTGTAAAGAAAACCAGTAAGGTACTGGTAGTGCACGAAGATAAAGTCTTTTCAGGATTTGGAGCCGAGATTGCAGCAATGATCGGAACAGAAATGTTTCGTTATCTGGATGCACCTATTCAGCGGGTAGGTTCAATCTTTACACCAGTTGGATTCCATCCAAATTTTGAAAAAGCCATTCTTCCTGGCGAAGATCGTATATATAAGGCTGCAAAAGAGTTACTTGAATATTAATAAATAAGAAACATAGGCGATGAAAAAGATTGGATTATTTTATGGAACGAGTACCACCAAAACAGCTGCCATTGCGCAAAAAATACAAGAGGCATTTGGTCAGGCCGATTTAGATATCGTTCCAATAGAGAGTGCGTGGAAGGAAGAGTTCCTTACTTATAACTATTTGATTGTAGGCACTTCCACCTGGTTTGATGGCGAGTTGCCTACTTACTGGGATGAGGTAATGCCAGAACTTACAGCTTTAGAACTTCAGGATAAAAAAGTAGCGATCTTCGGTCTTGGAGATCAGGTTAACTATCCTGATAATTTTGTTGACGGAATAGGTGTTCTGGCAGAAGCCTTTGAAACGGCCGGAGCAAAACTTGTAGGGCTGACTTCTCCGGAGGGTTATACCTTTAACCACTCTCAGGCATTGAAAGATGGTAAACTTCAGGGACTGGCTCTGGATATTGAGAACCAGTCAGATCAGACAGAAAAAAGAATCAAGGATTGGGTAGCACAACTAAAGAAAGAATTTGCATAATTATCAGGGGTTATCTCACCACAGGTAATTCCACTTCAAAAATCGGGGTAGAGTAGGGCTTTATTTTCCCTGCCACCCTGGTTCTTTACTTTCTTATATTCTTTATGCTCTATATAGGTTTTTATGTGTTATATTTCGAATTTACTTTTATCCATGGGCACAGCACCCACTTCCGAACCAAAAAGATTCAGAATCTGATTTA of the uncultured Bacteroides sp. genome contains:
- a CDS encoding flavodoxin, whose translation is MKKIGLFYGTSTTKTAAIAQKIQEAFGQADLDIVPIESAWKEEFLTYNYLIVGTSTWFDGELPTYWDEVMPELTALELQDKKVAIFGLGDQVNYPDNFVDGIGVLAEAFETAGAKLVGLTSPEGYTFNHSQALKDGKLQGLALDIENQSDQTEKRIKDWVAQLKKEFA